A single genomic interval of uncultured Sphaerochaeta sp. harbors:
- a CDS encoding FAD-dependent oxidoreductase, translated as MKNVLIIGGVAAGATAAARARRLDNDVNITLLEAGADVSFANCGLPYYLGRDIEYRSSLILASEETFHEQYRVKVHTHTEALAIDREKKQVRAVNNVTGEEHVFPYDSLILAQGGKPVVPPLPGVNKEHVFQLWTLADMDRIDHYINEKDPKKAVVVGGGFIGLEMVEALTKRGIAVTLVEMAPQVMPNLEGEFAGFITYELLDYGVKLKLGKSVEAIEDKQVLINDGTSIDTDFVLLSVGVRPTLQLAKDAGLEMGTSGGLKVNEHMCTSDPSIFAAGDMVEISHNILGKNVRMPLAGPANRQGRIVGENALGGNRTYKGVSGSSIVKVFEAIAGSTGMSLKAGRDAGLSVDAVVVHKASHTAYYPGSEKVSLMLVFDKKTKKVLGAQVAGRVGIDKRIDVIATAIAGGLTLDDLAELDLAYAPPFNSPNGPVNMAAFTAINHTSGFSPSILAQDFEHFVMEQQPIAIDLRDPISYGKANLRGTNNLSQDMIRENLDKIPKENPIILISDDGQKGHVVLRMLKGAGFDRVFNVSGGYISLERHARAIGFQYLQVGKFPIVKKSVEDSKETKSEEADESEALASEGPIILDVRTPMEFEMGAYPGAINVGLDSLQEWAEGIEDKDREIIIYCASGARSSYGMRILNQMGFTNVENGGGLHNMMARG; from the coding sequence ATGAAGAATGTATTGATCATAGGCGGTGTTGCAGCTGGAGCAACGGCAGCAGCAAGAGCACGAAGACTAGATAATGATGTGAATATCACCCTCTTGGAGGCTGGAGCAGATGTCTCGTTTGCAAACTGCGGCCTTCCTTATTACCTTGGACGGGATATTGAATACCGTTCTTCCTTGATTCTTGCAAGTGAAGAGACGTTTCATGAACAGTATCGCGTTAAGGTACATACCCATACAGAGGCGCTCGCTATAGACCGTGAAAAGAAGCAGGTCAGAGCAGTGAATAATGTTACTGGAGAGGAGCATGTGTTCCCCTACGACTCCCTGATTCTCGCCCAAGGTGGAAAGCCGGTCGTACCGCCTCTTCCAGGCGTGAATAAGGAACATGTGTTCCAACTATGGACCCTTGCAGATATGGACAGGATCGACCACTACATCAATGAGAAAGACCCTAAGAAAGCAGTAGTAGTTGGCGGTGGTTTCATAGGCCTGGAGATGGTTGAGGCACTCACCAAGCGTGGGATTGCTGTAACACTGGTTGAGATGGCACCCCAGGTAATGCCCAACCTGGAAGGGGAGTTTGCAGGGTTTATCACGTATGAACTATTGGATTATGGTGTGAAGCTCAAACTGGGTAAATCAGTAGAGGCTATCGAAGATAAACAGGTACTCATCAACGACGGTACCTCCATTGATACCGATTTTGTTCTGCTTTCAGTAGGTGTGCGTCCTACCTTGCAACTTGCAAAGGATGCAGGCCTCGAGATGGGCACTTCCGGTGGTCTTAAGGTTAACGAGCATATGTGCACCAGTGATCCTTCCATCTTTGCTGCTGGGGATATGGTGGAGATCTCTCACAATATCCTTGGGAAAAATGTGAGGATGCCACTGGCAGGTCCTGCAAACAGACAGGGAAGAATTGTTGGAGAGAATGCTCTTGGAGGGAACCGTACCTATAAAGGTGTTTCCGGTAGCTCGATCGTTAAGGTATTTGAGGCTATTGCTGGTTCTACAGGAATGAGTCTAAAGGCAGGTAGGGATGCAGGTCTCAGCGTTGATGCTGTGGTCGTGCACAAGGCCAGTCATACTGCTTATTACCCCGGGTCAGAGAAAGTGAGCTTGATGCTCGTGTTTGATAAAAAGACCAAGAAAGTACTTGGAGCCCAGGTCGCTGGACGGGTAGGGATAGATAAGAGAATCGATGTTATCGCAACTGCTATTGCAGGTGGACTGACACTTGATGATCTTGCTGAACTCGACTTGGCGTATGCTCCTCCGTTCAACTCACCGAATGGGCCAGTCAATATGGCAGCTTTTACCGCAATCAACCATACCAGTGGGTTCAGTCCTTCTATCCTTGCACAGGATTTTGAACACTTTGTCATGGAACAGCAGCCTATTGCAATCGACCTTCGTGATCCGATCAGCTATGGAAAAGCCAATCTACGTGGGACCAACAACTTGAGCCAGGATATGATCAGGGAGAATCTGGACAAGATTCCCAAGGAGAATCCAATCATCCTTATCAGTGATGATGGGCAGAAGGGTCACGTAGTACTGAGAATGCTCAAGGGTGCAGGGTTCGACCGTGTGTTTAACGTGAGTGGTGGCTACATCAGTCTAGAGCGACATGCCAGAGCTATTGGTTTCCAGTATCTACAGGTAGGAAAGTTCCCGATCGTAAAGAAATCTGTAGAGGATTCCAAGGAGACAAAGAGTGAAGAAGCTGATGAGTCTGAAGCGCTTGCTTCTGAAGGACCAATCATCCTGGATGTCCGTACTCCTATGGAATTTGAAATGGGTGCATACCCAGGAGCAATCAATGTTGGACTCGATTCCCTACAGGAGTGGGCTGAAGGAATAGAAGATAAAGATCGAGAGATCATCATCTATTGTGCTTCAGGAGCCCGATCCAGCTATGGCATGCGTATCCTTAACCAGATGGGATTCACCAATGTGGAAAATGGTGGTGGTCTGCATAATATGATGGCGAGGGGTTAA
- a CDS encoding FAD-dependent oxidoreductase, with product MKLLEQTRIAGMKLRNRTYMAPMGTQTNADGSFSDRSIRYYEERAKGGFALIITGANQVTMEYEAKACNVLGTAKAFEQMNFLARRIHNHGAKLCIQLTPGLGRMQFTTGDVRPYSASEVDSFWFPEVKCKAFSKEDIQFLVTKMAEGAATAKNAGADAVELHGYGGYLMDQFQSTLWNKRTDEYGGSLENRMRFSVECVKAIRQAVGPNFPILYKFTPYHGVEGGRELDEGTAMAKILEEAGVDALHVDVGCYEAWYKAINTVYQPPMVQLPVAAEIKKHVTVPVLSQGKMQNPADAEAALQDGKADMIGLGHMAIADPYWVQKVKKHETYDITPCIGCNECLFAGFSGKILHCAVNPLAFAEDYYPVGKDDSSKRILVIGGGPGGIVAALTAEQRGMQVELWEKRNVLGGLLLAAGGPRFKKDVKDYVDYLVGKLHRSSVKVSLMKDGTPEEVLAGGYDKVIFATGATPIMPPIKGIDQDWVTGANDLLTNKKTYGKKVVVVGAGLVGCETACHCAEKADSVTMIEMLPEILATTRHCKNNDQALRQLIEDCKVKSVTSAKVLSFEDGKVIYEKDGKKHTLEADTVAIAAGYKANTELYDALSDKVDCALVGDAENPDNILSAVHHGFHAVRCI from the coding sequence ATGAAACTTTTAGAACAGACACGCATTGCAGGCATGAAATTGCGAAACCGCACATACATGGCACCGATGGGAACCCAGACAAACGCTGACGGTTCCTTCTCCGACAGATCCATTCGTTACTATGAAGAGCGCGCCAAGGGTGGTTTTGCACTCATTATTACTGGTGCAAATCAGGTTACCATGGAGTATGAAGCAAAGGCATGTAATGTACTTGGTACTGCAAAAGCATTCGAGCAGATGAATTTCCTTGCTCGACGTATCCATAATCATGGTGCAAAACTTTGTATCCAGCTTACCCCAGGATTGGGAAGAATGCAGTTCACCACCGGTGATGTACGACCATACTCTGCAAGTGAAGTCGATTCATTCTGGTTTCCTGAAGTGAAATGCAAGGCTTTCAGCAAAGAAGATATCCAGTTCCTCGTCACAAAGATGGCAGAAGGAGCTGCAACTGCCAAGAACGCTGGGGCAGATGCAGTCGAGCTACATGGATATGGTGGGTATTTGATGGACCAGTTCCAGTCAACCCTCTGGAACAAGCGCACTGATGAATATGGTGGTAGCTTGGAAAACCGTATGCGTTTCTCAGTAGAGTGTGTGAAGGCAATTCGTCAGGCTGTAGGACCGAACTTCCCGATTCTTTACAAGTTCACCCCGTACCACGGAGTGGAAGGGGGTAGGGAGCTTGACGAAGGAACTGCAATGGCAAAGATACTTGAGGAAGCTGGTGTCGATGCACTCCATGTTGATGTTGGTTGTTATGAGGCTTGGTACAAGGCAATCAATACCGTTTATCAACCACCAATGGTACAATTGCCAGTTGCCGCAGAGATCAAGAAGCATGTAACGGTACCTGTACTGTCACAAGGAAAAATGCAGAATCCTGCAGATGCAGAAGCTGCCTTGCAGGATGGAAAAGCTGATATGATCGGACTGGGGCATATGGCTATCGCTGACCCTTACTGGGTCCAGAAGGTCAAGAAACATGAAACCTACGACATTACTCCCTGTATCGGCTGTAATGAGTGTCTCTTTGCTGGTTTCAGTGGAAAGATTCTGCATTGTGCTGTGAACCCGCTTGCTTTCGCTGAGGATTATTATCCTGTCGGTAAAGATGATTCCAGCAAGCGTATCCTGGTCATCGGTGGTGGTCCTGGTGGTATTGTGGCTGCACTGACTGCAGAGCAGAGAGGCATGCAGGTAGAATTGTGGGAGAAACGTAACGTGCTTGGTGGATTGTTGCTTGCAGCAGGTGGACCACGCTTCAAGAAGGACGTGAAGGACTACGTCGACTACTTGGTTGGAAAACTGCACCGTAGTAGCGTGAAGGTTTCACTTATGAAGGACGGAACTCCTGAAGAAGTTCTTGCTGGCGGTTACGACAAGGTGATTTTCGCTACCGGAGCAACGCCCATTATGCCTCCGATCAAGGGAATTGACCAGGATTGGGTAACGGGGGCAAATGACCTACTGACCAACAAGAAAACCTATGGAAAGAAGGTTGTTGTGGTTGGAGCTGGCTTGGTCGGATGTGAGACCGCCTGTCACTGTGCAGAGAAGGCAGATTCTGTAACCATGATCGAGATGCTCCCTGAGATTCTTGCAACCACAAGACACTGCAAGAACAATGACCAGGCACTTCGTCAGTTGATCGAGGACTGCAAGGTGAAGAGTGTGACTTCTGCAAAGGTGCTCTCATTTGAAGATGGCAAGGTCATCTATGAGAAGGACGGCAAGAAACATACCCTTGAAGCCGATACCGTTGCAATTGCTGCTGGATACAAGGCAAATACAGAGTTGTATGATGCACTTTCTGACAAGGTCGACTGTGCCTTGGTAGGGGATGCTGAGAATCCAGATAATATTCTCTCTGCAGTGCACCATGGATTCCACGCAGTTCGCTGTATCTAA
- a CDS encoding TetR/AcrR family transcriptional regulator, whose product MRMLLVEFGAKGDRGMDMKAQIIAKGNELFKDKGYEKVTVNDICEACGITKTTFYYHLKSKQDILLQSYDIIVDNLTPMLRQMLHLPSCWEQIKHLFDYLITQFIALGPELNTQLLIVNLQRKDRALHLRKHLEEIAIDIISLGQEKGQFLNSNEPKVLYEAAAYMFTGYEYMWCTLSGDFAWRELFFQSLETLLVVTPEPVNCN is encoded by the coding sequence ATGAGGATGCTTCTGGTAGAGTTTGGAGCGAAGGGAGATCGTGGTATGGACATGAAGGCACAGATTATTGCCAAGGGGAATGAGCTTTTCAAAGATAAGGGGTATGAGAAAGTTACCGTGAATGATATCTGTGAAGCCTGTGGCATTACGAAGACCACGTTCTATTATCATCTGAAGTCAAAACAGGACATTCTGTTGCAAAGCTATGATATTATCGTTGACAATCTGACCCCAATGCTAAGACAGATGCTGCACTTACCTTCCTGTTGGGAGCAAATAAAACACCTCTTTGATTATCTCATCACTCAGTTCATAGCATTGGGACCTGAGTTGAACACTCAACTGTTGATCGTGAATCTTCAGAGGAAAGACCGTGCTCTACACCTAAGGAAACACTTAGAGGAGATTGCAATAGATATCATCTCCTTAGGCCAAGAAAAAGGACAGTTTCTCAACAGCAATGAACCAAAGGTACTCTATGAAGCGGCGGCTTATATGTTTACTGGTTATGAGTATATGTGGTGCACTCTTTCTGGTGACTTTGCATGGAGGGAATTGTTTTTCCAATCCTTGGAAACATTGCTTGTGGTAACACCAGAACCGGTTAACTGCAACTAG
- a CDS encoding SatD family protein — protein sequence MDNTQHYVAIIGDIIDSRTLTNRKQVQIQLQQVLQRVNSFAFLDTYKQILDISPFSYSTKKQVQLTNEKNSITSSFTITLGDEFQGLLSDCSHVVSIVDYIERHMWPVRIRFGIGIGEIHTEIIKDSPFGMDGPAYHIARDMLTHLKQSEKKHKEPYTTTRIGIINDENLSLMLNMAFSLLSTLKEGWTEKQQKTLHTFMEGGQYNQQKTADLLGITQPTVNSALSSAHFYTYLHTLAGITSRLSEAC from the coding sequence ATGGACAACACACAACACTACGTCGCTATTATTGGTGACATTATTGACTCTCGGACTCTTACAAACCGAAAACAGGTCCAGATACAACTGCAGCAGGTCTTGCAGAGAGTAAACAGTTTTGCTTTTTTGGATACCTACAAACAAATCCTAGATATCTCACCCTTTTCATACTCTACTAAAAAACAAGTTCAGCTCACAAATGAGAAGAATTCGATTACTTCCTCCTTCACCATTACCCTAGGAGATGAGTTTCAGGGATTACTAAGTGATTGTTCTCATGTAGTTTCCATTGTTGATTATATTGAACGTCATATGTGGCCGGTACGTATCCGATTTGGTATCGGTATCGGAGAAATCCATACTGAAATCATCAAGGATTCACCGTTTGGAATGGACGGTCCTGCATATCATATTGCACGTGATATGCTAACTCACCTGAAGCAAAGCGAAAAAAAACATAAGGAACCATATACTACCACTCGAATCGGAATTATTAATGATGAGAATCTTTCTCTTATGCTCAACATGGCTTTTTCCCTCCTTTCAACCTTGAAAGAAGGCTGGACAGAAAAACAGCAGAAAACATTGCACACGTTCATGGAAGGAGGACAATATAACCAACAGAAAACAGCTGATTTGCTCGGTATCACACAACCAACGGTGAATAGCGCATTATCTTCGGCTCATTTTTATACCTACTTGCATACGTTAGCTGGAATAACGAGCAGACTAAGTGAGGCATGTTAA
- a CDS encoding DUF3307 domain-containing protein, with product MNTDIFLFYLLLHILGDYYLQSERLAASKRNKYPAVLLHSLIYALPFFTSLAFMHPSPSLVNSLVFLIILHVCIDTAKFLFHRLGKCKESTLYLADQTVHLISLAGVATLLIPAPLAPASWLTGLLNSSNFCPDTILTWAVSILILAKPSNITIKHIISRLGKKEETPRNNAGAMIGTLERYIMIILLSLGQFGALALVMAAKSISRYEMLKDKDFAEYYLLGTLLSILIVLVVWLLLFF from the coding sequence ATGAATACTGATATTTTCCTGTTCTATCTCCTGTTACATATATTGGGTGACTACTACCTCCAGAGTGAAAGACTGGCAGCGTCAAAGAGAAACAAATATCCAGCGGTACTGCTCCATAGTCTTATATATGCACTCCCATTTTTTACCTCACTAGCATTTATGCACCCTTCCCCGTCGTTGGTCAATTCACTTGTATTTCTCATCATTCTTCACGTTTGTATAGACACGGCAAAGTTCTTGTTTCACAGACTTGGAAAGTGCAAGGAATCCACACTATATCTGGCCGATCAAACAGTCCATCTCATCTCACTAGCAGGAGTGGCAACACTACTCATTCCAGCACCATTAGCTCCAGCTTCATGGCTTACCGGTTTGCTAAATTCCAGTAACTTTTGCCCTGATACCATCCTTACCTGGGCTGTCAGTATCTTGATACTTGCTAAACCTTCCAATATTACCATCAAACACATTATTTCACGTTTAGGAAAGAAAGAAGAGACACCCCGAAATAATGCCGGGGCCATGATCGGTACCCTTGAGCGCTATATCATGATAATACTGCTCAGTCTTGGGCAGTTTGGTGCACTGGCTTTGGTGATGGCGGCAAAGTCAATTTCTCGCTATGAGATGCTCAAGGATAAGGATTTTGCAGAGTATTATCTTCTGGGCACTCTCTTGAGTATTCTCATTGTACTTGTAGTATGGCTACTTCTCTTTTTTTGA
- a CDS encoding ABC transporter permease has protein sequence MIKRWVPLLLISVGLALYISSDALQTTILSFLFPSETQFTHSRKTILQMTGAHITLTIAATLLASVFGIFIGILVTRRAGREFQHLVLKLNAFIQTFPPSAVIILAFPVLGFGWQPALLALFLYSLFPVLGNTIVGFNAVNPAVIDAAKGMGMTWFQQLHIAELPQALPMIITGIRHCYILNLGTAAIAAVIGGEGLGTIIISGLTLRNSALVLSGTIVISMLAFIGEQVFGLLSWNQTSHAGRTEQQATMSKKEK, from the coding sequence ATGATCAAGCGATGGGTACCTCTTCTCCTGATCTCTGTTGGGTTGGCCCTCTATATTTCCTCTGATGCATTGCAAACAACGATTCTCTCGTTCTTGTTTCCTTCAGAGACACAGTTCACCCATTCAAGGAAGACCATTCTGCAAATGACCGGTGCCCACATTACCCTAACGATTGCAGCAACGCTGCTTGCCAGTGTGTTTGGCATATTCATTGGGATTTTGGTTACAAGAAGGGCAGGAAGAGAGTTCCAACACCTGGTACTTAAGCTGAATGCTTTTATCCAGACCTTTCCTCCTTCAGCGGTAATAATACTTGCATTTCCCGTGTTGGGTTTTGGTTGGCAACCAGCCTTGTTGGCGCTGTTTCTCTACTCTCTCTTTCCTGTCCTGGGAAACACAATAGTAGGGTTCAATGCAGTAAACCCAGCTGTAATCGATGCTGCAAAGGGAATGGGAATGACTTGGTTCCAGCAACTTCATATTGCTGAGCTCCCACAAGCGTTGCCCATGATAATCACCGGTATACGACACTGTTATATCCTCAATCTTGGGACTGCCGCCATCGCAGCAGTAATTGGTGGGGAAGGACTCGGGACTATCATCATCAGTGGACTTACCCTGCGTAACTCTGCCTTGGTACTCTCCGGCACCATCGTAATCAGCATGCTCGCTTTCATAGGGGAACAGGTATTTGGTCTGCTCTCCTGGAATCAGACAAGTCATGCAGGGAGAACAGAGCAACAAGCCACTATGTCAAAAAAAGAGAAGTAG
- a CDS encoding ABC transporter ATP-binding protein translates to MQLPAHPILSDTSIFLQADRISVRYGETEALKEVSLQIPTNRVTVLIGPSGCGKSTTLRCINALVKLSSGVITYGDESIQNMNETELRRSMGYAIQSVGLMPHLSVEENVDLVPRLLGQERSGRGERVERLLTLVRLDPKIYRNKYPHELSGGEAQRVGVARALGADPPVLLMDEPFGAVDPLTREQLQDEFIRIQRQLKKTVIFVTHDIDEAIRLADYLVIMKDGEVVQADTPEQILAAPQDDFVEQFLGPDRSLKRLSLFTADHCCIQEVLSGMEEASTSVLPEDSHRCYWQVDEKGRPIKGFVWVKGRLVSRAVHSANHTVQTYSSMRECMAAILSLGLPAAAVVDEEGLLFGEVRFETIQTISIS, encoded by the coding sequence ATGCAATTGCCTGCCCATCCTATCCTTTCTGATACTTCCATTTTCCTACAAGCAGACCGTATTTCTGTGCGATATGGAGAGACAGAGGCCCTCAAGGAAGTCTCCTTACAGATTCCCACTAATCGGGTAACCGTGTTGATCGGCCCTAGTGGGTGTGGGAAATCAACCACGCTCAGGTGTATCAATGCGCTGGTGAAACTCTCCTCTGGAGTCATAACCTATGGTGATGAGTCTATACAGAACATGAATGAGACTGAGCTCAGGAGATCCATGGGGTATGCCATACAGTCTGTTGGTTTGATGCCTCACCTGAGTGTAGAAGAGAATGTTGACCTGGTTCCACGATTGCTTGGACAGGAACGGTCAGGAAGAGGGGAGCGGGTAGAGCGATTGCTCACTCTGGTGCGGCTGGACCCCAAGATTTACCGGAACAAATATCCCCATGAACTCTCCGGTGGGGAAGCCCAGCGTGTAGGGGTTGCCCGTGCCCTTGGAGCAGACCCTCCTGTACTGCTGATGGATGAACCCTTTGGGGCTGTGGATCCTCTTACCCGTGAACAGCTCCAGGATGAGTTTATCCGTATCCAAAGGCAATTGAAGAAGACCGTTATTTTTGTCACCCATGATATTGATGAGGCTATCCGTCTTGCTGACTATCTGGTGATCATGAAGGATGGGGAAGTGGTACAAGCTGATACTCCAGAGCAGATTCTTGCCGCTCCACAGGATGACTTCGTGGAGCAATTTCTCGGCCCCGATCGGTCACTCAAACGCCTATCCCTCTTTACTGCCGACCATTGTTGCATACAAGAAGTACTCTCTGGGATGGAAGAGGCGAGCACATCAGTATTACCTGAGGATTCACACAGGTGTTATTGGCAAGTTGATGAAAAAGGGCGACCTATCAAAGGGTTTGTGTGGGTGAAGGGCCGTCTCGTATCGCGTGCGGTACACAGCGCAAACCATACAGTACAGACGTATTCATCAATGAGGGAGTGTATGGCTGCCATCCTGAGTTTGGGGTTGCCTGCAGCTGCCGTGGTGGATGAGGAAGGACTGTTATTCGGGGAGGTTCGATTTGAGACAATCCAAACAATCAGCATCTCCTAG
- a CDS encoding ABC transporter permease — translation MLSLGFISILLLLTPPLILLVSVIIPEKNHARHLASISMAFGVLFPILVLGIAGNTLVEDLGAFARYSPASGMYVYLASVSILYFMQKTLHRRDKIALFLVLTMIVGMGFLGMFDRLGILLEARNLGTRLAREILSHIRITGISLLISMLIGIPIAFLAFMNKAVRRVVFPILNVLQTIPGIALFGLLIAPLAALSKAFPVLRQWGIQGIGNAPAIIALSMYALYPIIRYTYTSLTGIDEQVVLAAKGMGMNSTQLWKIVRLPLATVGILHGIRVALVQTIGNATLAKLIGGDGLGVLVFEGLGQASVDMVLLGMLLIIALTVISDRLFQLLIIFFTPTFLAREER, via the coding sequence GTGCTTTCACTTGGGTTTATTTCCATACTTCTCTTGCTTACGCCCCCACTCATTCTCTTGGTAAGTGTAATCATTCCAGAGAAAAACCATGCTCGGCACCTTGCATCTATTTCCATGGCGTTTGGGGTGTTGTTTCCCATTTTGGTTCTGGGGATTGCTGGAAATACTTTGGTTGAAGATCTGGGGGCTTTTGCCCGCTATAGTCCAGCATCAGGGATGTATGTGTATCTTGCCTCTGTCTCCATTCTTTACTTCATGCAAAAAACCTTGCATAGACGTGATAAGATTGCCCTCTTCCTGGTATTGACCATGATAGTAGGCATGGGCTTTCTTGGCATGTTTGATCGCCTGGGAATTCTCCTGGAAGCAAGGAACCTGGGCACACGCTTGGCCCGTGAGATTCTATCTCATATCAGGATTACCGGTATAAGCCTGCTTATCAGTATGCTTATAGGAATTCCAATTGCATTTCTCGCCTTTATGAACAAAGCTGTCAGACGTGTGGTATTCCCCATCCTCAATGTATTGCAGACCATTCCAGGAATTGCTCTTTTTGGTCTATTGATTGCTCCACTTGCCGCTCTCTCCAAGGCTTTCCCGGTTCTTCGACAGTGGGGAATCCAGGGAATAGGTAATGCACCAGCAATCATTGCGCTCAGTATGTATGCACTCTATCCGATTATCCGCTATACCTACACATCTCTTACTGGAATTGATGAGCAAGTGGTCCTTGCCGCGAAGGGGATGGGTATGAACTCAACACAATTATGGAAGATCGTCCGCCTTCCCCTGGCAACGGTTGGGATCCTCCATGGTATTCGGGTAGCATTGGTACAAACAATAGGGAATGCCACACTGGCAAAGTTGATCGGAGGGGATGGACTTGGGGTCTTGGTGTTTGAGGGACTCGGCCAAGCTTCAGTCGATATGGTCTTGCTAGGTATGTTGCTTATCATTGCCCTGACCGTAATCTCTGACCGGCTATTCCAGCTCCTGATTATTTTCTTCACTCCTACATTCTTGGCAAGGGAGGAACGCTGA
- a CDS encoding mercuric reductase, with protein sequence MKQYDVIIIGTGQATGTILGELLKQKKSIAVIESDRVGGSCVNWGCTPTKTLIASARTAHMIHRGSEFGIEVASYQTNFSKVMKRVNAIRDEANKGFTEWLEQTVDFYAGLGSFIDSHTVEIEGTRINGEKIVIHTGTRARVPDIPDIDDVPWLDNKGILALGELPSHLLIIGGSYIGLEFAQAFRRLGSKVTIFESSPHIISREDEEISEIARSILEDEGIEIVTSAAISSVSKEADKSISVHYQGGTITGSHLLVGIGRVPNSDALNLGSAGIVMDERGFITVDDECRTSVPHIFALGDVNGRGAFTHTSVHDGQVFLSVLSGGSKKITDRIPTYSLFIDPPLARVGLSEKEAKDKNIPYLVATKEMKTISRAKEKNETKGRIKILVHKRDDTIIGAAVFGVGGDEVIGMIALAMQAGLRYQTIQDTVIPHPTVAELIPWVFSSLKSEA encoded by the coding sequence ATGAAACAGTATGATGTGATTATCATTGGAACAGGGCAAGCAACGGGGACCATACTTGGAGAACTTCTGAAGCAAAAAAAATCCATTGCTGTGATTGAGTCAGATCGTGTTGGAGGAAGTTGCGTAAACTGGGGGTGTACCCCAACCAAGACCCTTATCGCAAGCGCCCGCACCGCTCACATGATTCACAGAGGAAGTGAGTTTGGCATCGAAGTAGCATCCTACCAGACCAATTTTTCCAAGGTCATGAAACGTGTCAATGCCATCCGTGATGAAGCAAACAAAGGGTTTACGGAATGGCTAGAACAAACAGTTGACTTCTATGCTGGTTTAGGGTCATTCATCGATTCACATACCGTCGAGATTGAGGGAACACGTATCAATGGAGAGAAAATCGTCATTCATACGGGCACTAGGGCAAGGGTTCCTGATATCCCTGATATCGATGACGTTCCTTGGTTGGACAACAAGGGAATCTTGGCTCTAGGGGAGCTCCCTTCCCATCTCCTGATCATAGGAGGGTCGTATATCGGGCTGGAATTCGCCCAGGCCTTCAGGAGACTCGGCTCCAAGGTAACGATATTTGAGTCATCTCCACATATCATTTCCAGGGAGGATGAAGAGATCAGTGAGATTGCCCGTTCGATCTTGGAAGATGAGGGAATTGAAATCGTTACCTCCGCCGCCATCAGCTCTGTCTCAAAAGAAGCTGACAAGTCAATCTCAGTACACTACCAGGGAGGAACCATAACAGGGTCCCACCTTTTGGTTGGTATTGGTAGAGTTCCAAACAGTGACGCACTCAACCTGGGCAGTGCTGGCATCGTGATGGATGAAAGAGGATTCATCACAGTTGACGATGAGTGTAGAACATCCGTCCCCCATATCTTTGCACTCGGGGACGTAAACGGACGAGGTGCCTTTACCCACACATCCGTCCATGACGGCCAGGTTTTCCTCTCGGTGCTTTCTGGAGGTTCGAAAAAAATAACTGACCGTATTCCCACCTACTCACTATTCATCGATCCACCACTTGCAAGAGTAGGTTTGAGTGAGAAAGAAGCAAAGGATAAAAATATTCCATATTTGGTGGCAACCAAGGAGATGAAAACAATCAGTAGAGCGAAGGAGAAGAATGAGACGAAAGGACGTATCAAGATTTTGGTACACAAGAGGGACGATACCATTATTGGGGCTGCTGTATTTGGTGTGGGTGGAGATGAAGTGATCGGTATGATCGCTCTCGCCATGCAAGCAGGACTTCGCTATCAGACAATCCAGGATACCGTCATTCCTCACCCTACTGTGGCGGAATTGATTCCCTGGGTATTCTCTTCACTCAAATCGGAGGCGTAA